In Nitrospirota bacterium, the sequence CGGCCCTGTTCCCGGTACAAGCGGGCGAGCAGCAGCGCCGCCCTGTCGTAGGCGCTGCCGTAGGGATAGTTTTTCCGAATCCCCTGGAGCGCGGCCTCGGCCTCCTTATAGCTTCCGAGTTTGGTGAAGGCCTCCGCCTGCAGCAGAATCGCCTCCCGCCTGATGGTCCGCTCGGGCGATACCGACGCGGCACGGAACTGTTCTGCAGCCCTATCGTATGACCGCTCGTCCATCGCGATCATGCCCAGGCCCAGGGATGCCTTGTATTTGAAGGCGTCGTCCTTGACGGCATTGAAATAGATCCGCGAATCATTGAGGTTCCCCGACTGGCGGAAACTCTCTGCCATGTTGTACAGCGTCTCGCCGGGGGAGTTCAGGATGTTCGGGTCCTCCTTGAGGAGCCGCTGGTAGATCTCATGGGCCTCCGCGCTGCGGCCGAGCCTCTGGAGAGCGCCGGCCTTGCCATAGCTCGCCCGCAGTGATGTGCCGGACTTCTCGAAATGGGCGAGGGACTCACGGTATTCGCCGAGCCGGTAGCGCGCCTCCGCGATGCCCAGCTCTGCCTGCTCGGTGAGGGAGGATTTCGGAAACGTCTTGAGCAAAACATCGAGGCAAACGGCAGCCTCCGTATCGTAGCCCAGGCGGGAGTATGTCTCGGCGCGCTCCAGAAGGAGCTGCTCCTTATCGGCCTGCGAGGTCGAATAAATATAGGCCATGCGGTAATGCTCGATCGACTCGTAGACCCGCTCCGCCTGCACCAGCGTTCGCGCGTACAGGGCATGATAAAGGGATCGCTCCTCGGGATCGGGAGGGTAAGAGGAGAGGACTGCGAGAGCCTGATCAGGTTTGTTCTCCTTGACCAGGTCCCGAGCCCTCTCCATCGGGGAGGGGAGCGCGTTCCTGTCAGCCGGCAGTGCCGGCACCGGGTTAAGCAAAATCAGCGACAGGGCAAGTGCGTGCATGAAGGACCTCATGCCCGCTGATATTAGCAACAAGCATGCCCGTTGGTAAGTATCTGAACTTTAATGACTGTAACGGAAGAATTGCCGTCAGATTAATGACGTTGACGAAGGATTGGCGGGCGAGGATTCAAGCTGATTCAAATGTCAAATCGAAAACCAGGGAGCAAACTGTCTCCCATTCCCGGTGGCAGCATCCCGTAAAACCTTGATGCTTCGACATCGGTCACTTCAGATTACTTCTTCTGCATATCGATGCCCATCTTTTTCATCTTTTCCAGAAGCGTGGTCCGGTTGAGGCCGAGCAGCTGGGCCGCCTTGCTCCGGACGCCGCCGGTCCTCTGAAGGGCCTGCATGATCAGGCTCCGCTCCACGTCGCCGACCATGCGGTTCAGATCAACGCCCTCGTCGCCGATCTCGATCCCGGCGGGACGGGCCGTCGCCCCGGCAGTCGCATCCTGCAGGCCCGGCGCTGGACGCTCTGCCTTGTCCAGATGAGGCAGGGCCATCTGATGCAGCTTTTCCGGAAGGTCTGCTACCCGAACGATCTTGCCGCTCACCAGGATCGTGAGGCGCTCAATGAGGTTCTCCAGTTCGCGCACATTGCCCGGCCAGCGGTACTTCATCAGGCATTCCAGCGCCTCCGGCGAGAAGGTGAAGGGTTCGCGCTTCCTTTTCTTCGAGAACTCCTGTACGAAGTGAGCGATCAGGAGGGAGATGTCCTCTACCCTGCTCCTGAGCGGGGGAAGATGGAGCGGAATGACATTCAGGCGGTAATACAGGTCCTCCCGGAACGTGCCTTCCTTGGTGGCTTTTTCCAGGTCCTTGTTCGTGGCGGCAAGGATGCGCACATCCACTTTGATCGTCTTGATCCCGCCCACCCGCTCGAACTCCCGCTCCTGCAGCACACGGAGCAGTTTTACCTGGAGCGCGGGATCCAGCTCGCCGACCTCGTCGAGGAAGAGCGTGCCTCCCTGGGCAAGCTCGAACCGGCCGATCCGGGTGTTGATGGCCCCGGTGAACGCTCCTTTTTCGTGGCCGAAGAGCTCGGATTCGAGCAAATCCTTGGGGATGGCTGCGCAATTGAGCGGGACGAAGGGGCCCCCCGCCCTGCTGATGTTGTTGTAGTGGATCGTTTTGGCGATCAGTTCCTTACCGGTCCCGCTCTCGCCTGTGATGAGGACCGTGCTGTCCGTGTCTGCGATCTTCTCGATCATCTCGTACACGGCCTGCATGAGGGGCGCGTCGCCGATGAGGCCCTTGAAATTGTACTTCTTCTTGAGCTGCATCTTGAGCATCACGTTCTCTTTTTGCAGCTTCGATAGGGAGAGCGCCTTGTCGATCACGATCATGAGCTCTTCGAGGTTGAAGGGTTTCGTGACGTAGTCGAACGCACCGATCCTCATAGCCTCGACCGCGGTTTGGACCGTTCCGTAGGCCGTCATGACGATAACGGGAGCGCTCAGCTTCGATGCGGAGACTTCCTTCAGCACATCCATGCCCGTGATGCCGGGCATGACGAGGTCGGTCAGAACGAGATCGAACTTCTCGGCGCGCAGCTGGTCCAGGCCTGCCTCGCCGGTCTTCGCAATCGTAACCTCGAATCCCTTTGCGATCAAAAAAGACCGGAGAACATCCTGGACGGTTTCATCGTCTTCTATGACAAGAACTCTATGCATACGCGCTTAACATAACAAATATTCGCCCTCCTGTCAACTGATTGACACGTGCTGAGTGCGCTGACAAACCGGCAGCTCGCTTGAAGGTTCTTCGACAGGGGAATGCGAGCTGGCTCTCCAGAAAGTCATTCCTTTGACGGGCCTCAAAGATCGGTCTTCCGTTTTTTCAATGCGTTGGCTCGGGCATGCTATTTGTATAAGCCAGATGATCATGAAGGAGGTCGTGTCATGGCCGAAGAAAAAGAAGATGTGCAGCCTGATGATGAAAAGGAAACTCGAGCACAGAAAAGCAACAAAAGCCTGTTCCTCGTCATCGGCATCCTGGTGATCGCGCTCGCCGGCGGCGTCGCAGCGTATGTGCTGCTCTTCAGCGGCAAGGGTCATCAGGAAGCGAAAAAGGAGGAGAAAAAAGAGGTAAAGAGCGTGCTCATCGCGCTGGACGCCTTTGTTCTCAATCTTGCCGAACAGGGGCGGTTCCTCAAGGTGACAATGCAGTTCGAGATCGCCGATCCGTCCAACCAGCAGCTCATGGCGGAAAAGACCCCCCAGCTCCGCGACGCGATCATCACGCTGGTGAGCAGCAAGTCGGCCGAATCCCTGTCGAGCCCGGAAGGAAAATTCCAGCTGAAGGACGAGCTCCTGCTCCGGGCGAACCAGTCCATGGGGAAAGACATCTTCAAGAACCTCTACTTTACGGAGTTTGTAATGCAATGAGCGACATCCTCTCACAAGACGAAGTTGATGCATTGCTGAAGGGCGTCCGGTCGGGAGACATCGACACCGAGACGGCCAAGCAGAAGATCATGTCCGGCATCAGGCCCTACGACCTGACGAGCCAGGAGCGCATCGTGCGGGGCAGGATGCCGGGGCTCGAGATGGCGAACGAGCGGTTCGCCCGGTTCTTCCGGAACACGGTCTCCGGCCTGATGATGAAGTTCGTGGACGTGAGCATCCACAACCTGCAGATCATCAAGTTCGGCGAATTCATGAAGACCATCCCCTTCCCCTCGAGCATCAATATTTTCAAGATGGAGCCGCTCAAGGGATACTCCCTGCTGGTCGTGGAGGCGCCCCTCGTATTCGCCTTCGTGGAGTTCTTCTTCGGCGGCGCAACGGCGCGGCACGTCAAGTCCGAGGGCAGGGCCTTCACGTCCATCGAGCAGGGCGTGATCCGGAAGGTCATCGCCATGGCGCTCAACGACCTGTCCATGGCCTGGGCCGGCATCGAGACGATCACACCGGAGCATGTCGGCTCCGAGATGAACCCCCAGTTCGTGACGATCGTGACGCCCAGCGAGATCGTTATCAAGGTCGAGGTCCACATCGAAGTCGAGGATTTCACCGGCAAGCTCTTCTTCTGCGTTCCCTACTCCATGATCGAGCCGGTGAAGGAGAAGCTCTATTCGGGCATCCAGGGCGACAAGCTCGAGCTGGACCAGCGATGGGTGGAGCGACTCAAGAATATCCTCATGGGCTCGCCGGTCGAAATCTCCGCCGAGATGGGCCAGGTCAACGTCCTGTTCGGCGACCTCATGAGCCTCAAGGTGGGCGATGTGCTGACACTGAACCGGTGCACGAGCGACAACCTCACCATCAAGGTGCAGGACATCCCGAAATTCGCGGGACAGCCCGGCTTCAGCCGGGGCACGCAGGCCATACGTATCAATAAGATTTTGACGAAATGAGGAATTAGGAATGAACAAGGACGGCGGTCAGGCATTCATTCCTCATCTCTAATTCCACATTCAGCAAAGGAGCGGCACATGACACAACCACAGAGCAACGTTCAGAACGGAACGGCACAGGGAGCGGGATTCGAGGAACTGAAGGCCGACAGGGCCCCGGGGGCCTCCCGGGACATGGACTTCCTTCTTGACGTCCCCCTCGAGGTGACCGTCGAGCTGGGCAGGTCCCGGATGCTGATCAAGGACCTCCTGCAGCTCGGCCAGGGCTCGGTGGTCGAGCTCGAAAAGCTCGCGGGCGAGCCCATGGAGATCCTGGTGAACAACAGGCTAATCGCCCGGGGCGAGGTCGTGGTGGTCAATGAAAAGTTCGGGGTGCGGCTGACGGACATCATCAGCCCCACGGAAAGGATTCGGCAGCTCAAATGACGGACCTCTATTTTCAGATGGGAATCGCCCTTGCCATCGTGGTCGGACTGATCGCCCTGCTGGGCGTGGCGATGAAAAAGAAACAGGATAAGGATGGCCTGATGAAGATGCTGGGATACCAGTCCCTGGGGCCGAAGAAGGGGATCGCCGCGGTCCGGATCGGCAGGGAAGTGCTGCTCGTCGGCGTGACGGCAACGGACCTCAAGCTCCTCAAGTCCCTTGATGAGTCGCAGGAGGAGCAGGGGGAGCCGCGGCCCGCGCAGGCCGCCGCGGAAAAGGCGACGGTCGCGGACATCAGCGCGAAGCTCAAGCGGCTGAAAGCGATGAAGGACATGCTCTATGCAGTTAAATGATCCCGTTATAGAGGTTTTTCTGATCATCAGCTTCCTGTCGTTCCTCCCGGCGATGCTGGTGATGTTCACCTCCTTCACGAGGATCGTGGTGGTGCTCTCCTTCCTCCGCCAGGCGATCGGAGGCCAGCAGATCCCGCCGAACATGGTCATCATCGGCCTGGCCGTGTTCCTCACGTTCTTCATCATGTCGCCGGTCGTGGACGTGATCACGAAGGACGCCATCGGGCCCTACCTGGACAAGAAGATTACGATGCAGCAGGCGCTGGCGGTCGCGTCGCCGCCGATCAAGGGGTTCATGCTGCGCCAGACGCGCCAGAAGGACATTGCCCTGTTCCTGAACATAGCGAAGACACCGGTCCCGGCCACGCCGGACGAGCTGCCCCTCCGGATCGTGGTGCCGGCCTTCGCGATCAGCGAGCTCAAAACGGCCTTCGAGATCGGCTTTCTCATCTACCTGCCCTTCCTGATCATCGACGTCGTGGTCTCGAGCGTCCTGCTCTCCATGGGTATGATGATGCTGCCGCCGGTCCTCGTGTCCCTGCCGTTCAAGCTGCTGCTCTTCGTGCTGGTGGACGGGTGGAACCTCGTGGTGGGATCGCTGGTAAGGAGCTTTCAATGACGATAGACATGGTAAAAGAACTGTCCGGCGAAGTGTTCAAGACGATCCTCATCGTGTCGAGCCCGGTGCTGCTCGTGAGCCTCGTGGTCGGGCTCGTCATCAGCCTGTTCCAGGCCGTGACGCAGATCCAGGAATTCACGCTCACCTTCGTGCCGAAGATCATCGCCGTATTCGTCTGCCTGTTCCTGTTCTTCCCGTGGATCGCTCAGACGCTGATGACCTTCACGACGAATTTGATAACGAACATACCGGCGTATATCCGGTGAAAAAAGAGGAACCACGGGGCCGCTTTGCGGACACGCAGAGAGCCCTTGATTCCCGGATGAAAAGAAGATTGTAACCGTGTGCGGCGAAGCCGCCAGTGGTCTGCATGAATATGGATATAAGCCAATATATACCCAACTTCCTCTTCATCCTCCTGCGGGCGGGCATCGTCCTCATGCTGATGCCCGTCTTCGGCAGCCAGAGCTTTCCGCCTCAGTTCCGGATCGGCCTGGCCGTGGCCATCGCCCTCGTCCTGGCGCCGGTAATCCCGTTCCAGGTCGCCCGGGCGGAGATCCCCGCGGTCGTGGCCCGGGAGGTCATGTTCGGCATGGTCTTCGGCCTTGCCGCGCGCTTCATCTTCTTCTCCGTGGACATGGCGGGCCAGGTCATGAGCAACGCGACCGGCCTGTCCATGGCGACCCTGTTCAATCCCGAGATCGGCCAGTCCACGGAGATCTCGCAGCTCTACGGCATCATCACGATGCTCCTGTTCCTGGCCATGGACATCCACCATGATCTCATCGCCGTGTTCGTCAGGAGCTATGAGTGGCTTCCGGCGGGCGCGGCCAGCGCGGGGGCGCTTGCCGCGGCCGGCGTTTCCTTCGCGACGAAGCTCTTCGTCATCGCGCTCAAGATCAGCGCACCGGTGATCATCGCCATGTTCATCGCGAACCTGCTCATGGGCTTCATCTACAAGGCCGCGCCGCAGATCAACATCTTCTTCGTGGGGTATCCGGTCCACCTCTTCGTCGGGTTTCTGGTGATGCTGATCAGCATCCCCGTGTTCGTGCTGGTGATGGGCGGGTATTTCAACGGCCTTAAGGATGAGCTGAGCCGTGTTGTCGTGATGATGAAAGGCTGAAAGGCCGTGAAGGGCGGGACGGAAGGGCGGAAATCCCTTCTCCCCTTTCCCCTGGCGCCGGCCCCTTACGGATTTTACCATGGCTGAAACAGAGAGCGAAGACAGGACAGAACAGGCAACACCCCGGCGGCGCCAGAAAGCGCGCGAAGAGGGCCGCATTGCGCGGAGCCGCGAACTCGTCGGCATGGCGTCCCTGGGCGGCATCCTGTCCGTGTTCTACCTGGCCGGGACCTCTTTCATGAGGAACCTGGCCGGCCTGACCGGCAGGCTGCTCGGCCTGCGGTACGGGCGCGACTCCCTCGCGGTCATCCGGTCGGCCTCCCTCGAGATGATGTGGATCCTGGCCCCCTTTTTCGCGGCCGCAGTGGCCGCCGCCCTGCTGTCGAGCCTTGCCCAGGGCGGGTTCCTGGTCAAGCCGCTGAGCTTCGACCTTGAACGGATCAACCCGCTCAAGGGGTTCAAGAACCTCTTCTCGATCACCGCCCTCCCGGGCTTTCTGAAGAGCCTCCTCAAGTTCGTGCTCGGCGTGACGATCTTCTATCTCGTCATGAAAAAGGTCCTCCTGGCCCTTCCCGTGGCCTCGGCCCTGGAGATCGGCGATATTCAGAGACTTGCCGGCGCCCTGGTCGGCAAGGCGGTCCTCTACATGTTCGGGACGTTCTTCGTGCTGGCCGGGGCCGACTATGCCTACGAATGGTGGAAGCTCGAGCGGTCCCTGCGCATGACCAAGGATGAGATCCGCGAGGAGTTCCGCGAATCCGAGGGCGACCCGCTCATCAAGGCGAAGATCAAGGCGCTGCAGAAGGACATGGCCCGCCGCAGGATGATGGAGGCCGTTCCCAAGGCCACCGTGGTGATCACGAACCCGACCCACATCGCGGTCGCGCTGTCCTACCGGAAGGAAGAGAGCGAGGCCCCGCGGGTCGTGGCCAAGGGCAAGGGGTTCGTGGCGCAGAAGATCAAGGAGATCGCCCGCAGCCACCGCATCCCCCTGGTCGAGGACAAGCCGCTGGCGCGCGCCCTCGTGAAGTTAAAGCTCGATGCGGCGATCCCGGCGGAGCTGTACCGGGCGGTCGCGAAGATCCTGGCGTACATCTATAAGCTGCGGGGCGCCGCGGCATGAGCGGCAATAAGAACCCGGACCGCATGACGCTGTGGTGCATCATCACGGCTCTTCCTGCGCTGTCATCCGCGTCCGTCAGTGCCGGACTTCCCTTGAGGTTTGAACGATGGCCTTCATAGCAACCTTACAGCAGCGCGGCGACGTGATCGTTTCGGTGAGCGTCGTGTCGATCCTGGGCGTGATGATCCTTCCGGTCCCGGCCTTTGTTCTCGACATCCTGCTCTCCTTCTCGATCTCGCTCGCGGTCGTGATCCTCGTCTCGGCCGTGACCATCAAAAGGCCCCTGGACCTGTCCGCGTTCCCGTCGATCCTGCTGATGACCACGCTCTACCGGCTGTCGCTCAACATCGCCTCGACGCGGCTCGTCCTGCTCAAGGGGAACGAAGGGGTCGACGCGGCGGGCCAGGTGATCAAGTCCTTCGGGAACTTCGTGGTGGGCGGAAATTTCGCCGTGGGGTTCATCGTCTTCATCATTCTCGTCATCATCAATTTCGTCGTCATCACCAAGGGTTCCGGCAGGATCGCCGAGGTCGCCGCGCGCTTCGCACTGGACGCCATGCCGGGAAAACAGATGGCCGTCGACGCGGACCTGAACGCCGGCCTCATCGACGAGGCCACGGCGCGGAAGCGGCGGCAGCTGGTCGCGCAGGAGGCTGACTTCTACGGCGCCATGGACGGCGCCAGCAAGTTCGTGCGCGGAGACGCCATTGCCGGCGTGCTGATCACGTTCATCAACATCATCGGCGGGTTCACCATCGGGACGCTCCAGAAGGGCATGCCGATGGCGGAGGCTGCGAAGACCTACACCATCCTGACCATCGGCGACGGCCTCGTGGCCCAGATCCCGGCGCTGCTGGTGTCCACCGCGGCCGGCATAGTCGTCAGCCGGGCGGGGACCGAATCCGATATCGGAAAGGACATCACGCGGCAGCTCTTCATCAATCCCAAGGTGATGCTCACGGCAGGCGGCATCATGGCCTTCCTGGGCATGGTACCCGGGCTGCCGCACGTCCCCTTCTTCCTGCTCTCGGCGGCCTCGGGCGGGCTCGCCTATGCCCTGGCCCAGACCGCGGCGGAGGAAAAGAAGGAGGAGCTCCAGAAGGCCGAGGCGGCTCCTCCCCAGGAGCCGGCAATCGAGACCTTCATCGAGCTCGAACCGCTCACCTTCGAGATCGGCTACGGGCTCATCCCGCTCGTGGACGCCGGCAGGCCGGAGCTGCTGAACAAGATCAAGGCCATGCGCCGTCAGCTCGCGTCGGACCTCGGCTTCGTCGTGCCGTCGATCCACATCAAGGACAACCTGCAGCTCCGTCCCCACGAGTACACGCTCATGATCCGGGGCATCGAGGTAGCCCGCAGCGAAGTCATGATCGGCCATCACCTTGCCGTCCCGTCGGGCGGCGCGCAGCGCATCGAGGGCGTCCCGACCAAGGAGCCGGCCTTCGGCATGCCCGCCTTCTGGATCCAGGAGCGCGATGTGGAGCAGGCGCAGACCCGGGGCTACATGGTGGTCAACACCGCGACGGCCATCGTGACCCACCTGACCGAGGTCATCAAGTCCCATGCCTGGGAGCTGCTCACCCGGAACGAGGTCCAGAGCCTGCTCGACAGCGTCTCCAAGAACTACCCCAAGCTTGTCGACGAGCTCATCCCGTCGAACCTCACCCTCGGCGGACTTCAGCGCGTGCTCCAGAACCTTCTCAAGGAGCGCGTGCCGATCAACGATCTGATCACCATCCTCGAGACCCTCCTCGACTACGCCGCGTCCACGAAGGACGCCGAGGTGCTCACCGAGTTCGTGCGCCAGTCGCTCGCCCGGTACATCACGAAGCAGTACACCCTCTCCGACGGCGGCGTGCACGTGCTCACGCTGGACCCGCGGTTCGAACGGGCCCTGATCCAGGCCATGGAGGCCGGCGGCGCGATCAACCCGGACGTCGTCACCAAGCTGATGCGGACCATCGAGACCGCCATGGCGGGCGACCGGATGCGCGGGATGCAGCCCATCATTCTCTGTTCGACCCAGGCCCGCCGGTTCCTGCGGAAGATCGTGGAGCGGTTCCTGCCGGCCATCGTGGTCCTGTCCAACGCGGAACTCGCCCCCACGGCGCGACTCTATACGACGGGAGTGCTGAAATATGAAGATTAAGAAATTCACCGCGAAGACCTTTGCCTTGGCGCTGGCGCAGGTCCGCAAGGAGCTGAGCGAGGACGCGATCATCCTCTCGTCGGAGGAGAAGAAGGGCCTGCGGCCCCATGTCGAGGTCACGGCGGCGATCGACTTTGACGCTGCCGAGGCGCCGTCAGTCCGGGGTTCGCAGTTCGGAGTGCGGAGCAAACCGCAGGCGGACAGCTCCGACCTTCCCGCTCCGGACTCCCTTCAGCCATCCCGTCCGTCAGCCGCGCCCTCAGGCGCCGGCGTTGAAGAACTGAAGGCGGAGCTGAGCGGCCTCAAGACCATGCTCGAGGGCATGAAGAACAGCGGGTACGAGATGTCGCTCCCCGCCGCGAAGCGGGCGGTGGTGAACTTCCTCACCGAGCGGTCCGTTCGCCAGGAGTACGCCCTGCGGCTGTCCGACAAGACGACGGACCTCAGCGAGATACCGCTCTACCTTTCGGCGGACATCCGGGTGAAGCGCTCTCCCCTCATGAGGAAGGCGGTCATGCTCATCGGACCGACCGGCGTGGGCAAGACCACGACGATCGCCAAGCTCGCGGCCCAGGCCGTGAAGGCGGGGAAAAAGGCTGCCGTCATCAATCTCGA encodes:
- a CDS encoding tetratricopeptide repeat protein, translating into MHALALSLILLNPVPALPADRNALPSPMERARDLVKENKPDQALAVLSSYPPDPEERSLYHALYARTLVQAERVYESIEHYRMAYIYSTSQADKEQLLLERAETYSRLGYDTEAAVCLDVLLKTFPKSSLTEQAELGIAEARYRLGEYRESLAHFEKSGTSLRASYGKAGALQRLGRSAEAHEIYQRLLKEDPNILNSPGETLYNMAESFRQSGNLNDSRIYFNAVKDDAFKYKASLGLGMIAMDERSYDRAAEQFRAASVSPERTIRREAILLQAEAFTKLGSYKEAEAALQGIRKNYPYGSAYDRAALLLARLYREQGRYEDSLRLLKELIYRRTPSGAALDELETILLEAAGGKSADMVKLWSIGGRWLLEPTRSPTLVRIARGLRHTGKPFIDVCTWLIRYGPGDAKTQARLLLADFYAGLGDTATASSYLARARVKGHSDEAVRVRARIDLANRKPASAAEGLMTLREAGQDDLLLLLDAVRLADPKRVRSAVDYCDRQFKKSPGTLPVYIRLADLLVEAGQRKEAVRYYKEALDQKSVPGSGQRSDREWAHYRIAELSGGAERAESLKSLRTSTGAVGRFAEAELRSAALRRKVE
- a CDS encoding sigma-54 dependent transcriptional regulator, giving the protein MHRVLVIEDDETVQDVLRSFLIAKGFEVTIAKTGEAGLDQLRAEKFDLVLTDLVMPGITGMDVLKEVSASKLSAPVIVMTAYGTVQTAVEAMRIGAFDYVTKPFNLEELMIVIDKALSLSKLQKENVMLKMQLKKKYNFKGLIGDAPLMQAVYEMIEKIADTDSTVLITGESGTGKELIAKTIHYNNISRAGGPFVPLNCAAIPKDLLESELFGHEKGAFTGAINTRIGRFELAQGGTLFLDEVGELDPALQVKLLRVLQEREFERVGGIKTIKVDVRILAATNKDLEKATKEGTFREDLYYRLNVIPLHLPPLRSRVEDISLLIAHFVQEFSKKRKREPFTFSPEALECLMKYRWPGNVRELENLIERLTILVSGKIVRVADLPEKLHQMALPHLDKAERPAPGLQDATAGATARPAGIEIGDEGVDLNRMVGDVERSLIMQALQRTGGVRSKAAQLLGLNRTTLLEKMKKMGIDMQKK
- a CDS encoding flagellar basal body-associated FliL family protein → MAEEKEDVQPDDEKETRAQKSNKSLFLVIGILVIALAGGVAAYVLLFSGKGHQEAKKEEKKEVKSVLIALDAFVLNLAEQGRFLKVTMQFEIADPSNQQLMAEKTPQLRDAIITLVSSKSAESLSSPEGKFQLKDELLLRANQSMGKDIFKNLYFTEFVMQ
- the fliM gene encoding flagellar motor switch protein FliM; protein product: MSDILSQDEVDALLKGVRSGDIDTETAKQKIMSGIRPYDLTSQERIVRGRMPGLEMANERFARFFRNTVSGLMMKFVDVSIHNLQIIKFGEFMKTIPFPSSINIFKMEPLKGYSLLVVEAPLVFAFVEFFFGGATARHVKSEGRAFTSIEQGVIRKVIAMALNDLSMAWAGIETITPEHVGSEMNPQFVTIVTPSEIVIKVEVHIEVEDFTGKLFFCVPYSMIEPVKEKLYSGIQGDKLELDQRWVERLKNILMGSPVEISAEMGQVNVLFGDLMSLKVGDVLTLNRCTSDNLTIKVQDIPKFAGQPGFSRGTQAIRINKILTK
- a CDS encoding flagellar biosynthetic protein FliO → MTDLYFQMGIALAIVVGLIALLGVAMKKKQDKDGLMKMLGYQSLGPKKGIAAVRIGREVLLVGVTATDLKLLKSLDESQEEQGEPRPAQAAAEKATVADISAKLKRLKAMKDMLYAVK
- the fliP gene encoding flagellar type III secretion system pore protein FliP (The bacterial flagellar biogenesis protein FliP forms a type III secretion system (T3SS)-type pore required for flagellar assembly.), which translates into the protein MQLNDPVIEVFLIISFLSFLPAMLVMFTSFTRIVVVLSFLRQAIGGQQIPPNMVIIGLAVFLTFFIMSPVVDVITKDAIGPYLDKKITMQQALAVASPPIKGFMLRQTRQKDIALFLNIAKTPVPATPDELPLRIVVPAFAISELKTAFEIGFLIYLPFLIIDVVVSSVLLSMGMMMLPPVLVSLPFKLLLFVLVDGWNLVVGSLVRSFQ
- the fliQ gene encoding flagellar biosynthesis protein FliQ; the encoded protein is MTIDMVKELSGEVFKTILIVSSPVLLVSLVVGLVISLFQAVTQIQEFTLTFVPKIIAVFVCLFLFFPWIAQTLMTFTTNLITNIPAYIR
- the fliR gene encoding flagellar biosynthetic protein FliR, which produces MNMDISQYIPNFLFILLRAGIVLMLMPVFGSQSFPPQFRIGLAVAIALVLAPVIPFQVARAEIPAVVAREVMFGMVFGLAARFIFFSVDMAGQVMSNATGLSMATLFNPEIGQSTEISQLYGIITMLLFLAMDIHHDLIAVFVRSYEWLPAGAASAGALAAAGVSFATKLFVIALKISAPVIIAMFIANLLMGFIYKAAPQINIFFVGYPVHLFVGFLVMLISIPVFVLVMGGYFNGLKDELSRVVVMMKG
- a CDS encoding EscU/YscU/HrcU family type III secretion system export apparatus switch protein, with translation MAETESEDRTEQATPRRRQKAREEGRIARSRELVGMASLGGILSVFYLAGTSFMRNLAGLTGRLLGLRYGRDSLAVIRSASLEMMWILAPFFAAAVAAALLSSLAQGGFLVKPLSFDLERINPLKGFKNLFSITALPGFLKSLLKFVLGVTIFYLVMKKVLLALPVASALEIGDIQRLAGALVGKAVLYMFGTFFVLAGADYAYEWWKLERSLRMTKDEIREEFRESEGDPLIKAKIKALQKDMARRRMMEAVPKATVVITNPTHIAVALSYRKEESEAPRVVAKGKGFVAQKIKEIARSHRIPLVEDKPLARALVKLKLDAAIPAELYRAVAKILAYIYKLRGAAA
- the flhA gene encoding flagellar biosynthesis protein FlhA; the protein is MAFIATLQQRGDVIVSVSVVSILGVMILPVPAFVLDILLSFSISLAVVILVSAVTIKRPLDLSAFPSILLMTTLYRLSLNIASTRLVLLKGNEGVDAAGQVIKSFGNFVVGGNFAVGFIVFIILVIINFVVITKGSGRIAEVAARFALDAMPGKQMAVDADLNAGLIDEATARKRRQLVAQEADFYGAMDGASKFVRGDAIAGVLITFINIIGGFTIGTLQKGMPMAEAAKTYTILTIGDGLVAQIPALLVSTAAGIVVSRAGTESDIGKDITRQLFINPKVMLTAGGIMAFLGMVPGLPHVPFFLLSAASGGLAYALAQTAAEEKKEELQKAEAAPPQEPAIETFIELEPLTFEIGYGLIPLVDAGRPELLNKIKAMRRQLASDLGFVVPSIHIKDNLQLRPHEYTLMIRGIEVARSEVMIGHHLAVPSGGAQRIEGVPTKEPAFGMPAFWIQERDVEQAQTRGYMVVNTATAIVTHLTEVIKSHAWELLTRNEVQSLLDSVSKNYPKLVDELIPSNLTLGGLQRVLQNLLKERVPINDLITILETLLDYAASTKDAEVLTEFVRQSLARYITKQYTLSDGGVHVLTLDPRFERALIQAMEAGGAINPDVVTKLMRTIETAMAGDRMRGMQPIILCSTQARRFLRKIVERFLPAIVVLSNAELAPTARLYTTGVLKYED
- the flhF gene encoding flagellar biosynthesis protein FlhF: MKIKKFTAKTFALALAQVRKELSEDAIILSSEEKKGLRPHVEVTAAIDFDAAEAPSVRGSQFGVRSKPQADSSDLPAPDSLQPSRPSAAPSGAGVEELKAELSGLKTMLEGMKNSGYEMSLPAAKRAVVNFLTERSVRQEYALRLSDKTTDLSEIPLYLSADIRVKRSPLMRKAVMLIGPTGVGKTTTIAKLAAQAVKAGKKAAVINLDTYRIGAAEQARIYSRIIGIPLATATTTAEFRSNLIKFSESRDVVFIDTTGRNPRDESYIRALSELCASDIPLETHLLMNANGDDECMIEAYRSYSRLPIDYIAFTKVDEAVRFGSLYNLILTYQKPVAYLTTGQRVPGDIEYATVGRLAGLIVKKECSV